The Megalopta genalis isolate 19385.01 chromosome 8, iyMegGena1_principal, whole genome shotgun sequence sequence GGTTGAAAACGGGActgagaaagaaaaaagaaaaggaaaaaaaggGAAAAAGAAACGTGCAATTTCTGGTTAACGAAGGGTGGAGTGGAGTCCGGGCGAGATCAAAGGCGGCGCGAAGTTCAAAAAGAAAGGAGCCCCGTTACGGAGCCGCGCGATAGAAACAGGTGCAGGAGAAGTGGAAGAGGTTAACGAACAGGTGGGGTGAAGAGAGAGGGTTGGGGGTAATATAACCTGTCCGATCTTTTTGCCAATCAGATAGCCCCGCTGCTCAAGAGCGTTCACCTCCGAATTTCGGGGGCTGAGTCGCGTGGCCATGCCGCAGGATCTTCATTGGACTTTCGAGGCTGATAACAGACGAACTTGTTCTCTGTCTCTCCTCGTGTTCCCACGTTCCTGGCCTCTACTCTCCGCTCTCCCTCCGgtcgtctctctccctctgtttTCACGCTGTTTCTTGTTCGTCGATTACGGCGAAACTTGTGGTTTTTTTCTCGTGGTCCTTGACACACGGTTGCTCGCAGCTTCCTCGAAATTCGACCGAACTCTTGTTGGAACGAACGCGCGGGCACGCGTATAGGGCCCCCTTTGCAGCCGACGATCAGCTCCGTCGGGATTGTGTTACGTCGACGAACCCCTGTCCGGGTGTCGTTTTGTCATGTCAGAAGGCTGCGTGCACTAGAATTTTGAGCGTCGTAGACCAGCTTGTGCCTGGCACGGAACGGAGCAGAGAGAAAGATCCGTGTTTCATTCGAACACAGCCATTGTACTTAGAAACAACGAACAGTTGACCGGCGAGTGCGATTCGTTGCGAGATCGTCGCACCGATCAACGGCTGCTTTCAAATCGCAAGCATTTTTGTTCTTATCGCGAGCGACCGGGGGACCGTGGTCGTCTGTCTAATCAACCACCGCTTGCCGAAAAGCACGGTCGTTTCTCTGTAATTCGCGCTCAGGTGGCGCACAAAAATCGACTATTTCGGAAGAGAAGTTacgatttattcgagccttgcggctcgtttttattgtaacCGAGTGTCGATAGATTGTCAAGATCCCaggttgtccatttttttggtgCGCAGTCTGGGCGCGAATTAGGTTTACACGTTTTTCGATGTTTTACGGTTTATTCTCTTTACTTGTTTCATTATGCGTGAATTTTATTGAAACTTCTTACGCGTTGGACGCGAATGATTCTTGCCGCGTTTCCGGTAAGAAGCAATGCGCATTCCGGCAAGAATAATCTGCTTCTAGAACCAATTGTTGGTAATTTTAGCTTGTTCTCTGTACGATGCAGATCTAAAATCTAAAgaatctaaaatctaaaatctaaaatctaaaatctaaaatctaaaatctaaaatctaaaatctaaaatctaaaatctaaaatctaaaatctaaaatctaaaatctaaaatctaaaatctaaaatctaaaatctaaaatctaaaatctaaaatctaaaatctaaaatctaaaatctaaaatctaaaatctaaaatctaaaatctaaaatctaaaatctaaaatctaaaatctaaaatctaaaatctaaaatctaaaatctaaaatctaaaatctaaaatctaaaatctaaaatctaaaatctaaaatctaaaatctaaaatctaaaatctaaaatctaaaatctaaaatctaaaatctaaaatctaaaatctaaaatctaaaatctaaaatctaaaaactaaaatctaaaatctaaaatctaaaatctaaaatctaaaatctaaaatctaaaatctaaaatctaaaatctaaaatctaaaatctaaaatctaaaatctaaaatctaaaatctaaaatctaaaatctaaaatctaaaatctaaaatctaaaatctaaaatctaaaatctaaaatctaaaatctaaaatctaaaatctaaaatctaaaatctaaaatctaaaatctaaaatctaaaatctaaaatctaaaatctaaaatctaaaatctgAATCTGAATCAGTAATGCGGTAATCAAACTGGGTAACGGATAACGGGTAACGGATAACGGGTAACGGAGTAACGTGTGTCTGGTAACGGTGTAACGAGGGAACGGATAACTGCAAACGAGTCACtggtaacgggtaacggggtaACGGGTAACGGAGAAACGGGGTAACGGATGACGGGTCGCTGGTAACGGCGTAACGGATAACGGGGGAACGGGTAACGGATAAccgataatagataatatataatagacaATATGGATAATGGATAAGGAATAATGGATAATGGATTATACATAATGGGTAATGGATAACGCGTAATCGATAGTAGATAATGGAAGATGAAGAATGGATAATGGATAATTGAGAATAGGCAATAGATTTACAATACAATTGATGATATAATAATGGTATTTTGTAATATAAGCCTTTAAACGCAAGATAAAAATTTTTGACGACCAGACCATCGATGATTTTTGTCGATAAAAGTCAAACATTCGCCACGACATTGTACTTACCTACCTGTGTCGAATGATGCTGAAAAAAGATGCTGATTTAAGTAAACTTACTCGATAATTATAAATGGTCGATAAAATAGAAAACATTAATTACCCACATGTGCAACTAGTCCAGCGACAGTGGCGTTCCTTGTAGCGAAATCTTGATGATGTAAGCAAGGTACGTACAACGCCAATCAACATAGCTGAAAAATGCTTATGGCTCTAGACTCCATAGCGAGATGATAAAGGCAGAAGACACAGTTACCGACAATTTGAGACGGAAACATGGGTTTATAGTACGAATGTCGAATTGGGATTTTGTCTTTCTTTGTAAGAGAAGCCACTGTCGCCTGCATACGCGAAATGCAAGGATAGCGACAAACATTAAAGGGCTTGACTCCTTAGCGAGGTGGTAAAGGTAGAGGATGTAGTTACCGACAATTTGAGACGGAAACATGGGTTTATAGTACGAATCTCGAACTGTGTTCATTCATTTTGAAGAATAATCTGAAACCAATAACCCTTTTCAATTAGGattttcagattctttattCTCAGGTTAATACTACAGAGGTAGTACATTATTGTGTATATTATCATGATTATGTAAATTATAATGTATACGTAttgttaattggtcactgtACTGGCTGCCGTAGTAATAGTAgttgtttaaatatttattcgtgtATTATTCCCCATCTGCTTAcagtttatgtatttatttgtatCTGAATCGAGTTTCTTTTTCATTGGTTATAGAAAATTCCGGTGGCTCCATCTCGTATTTATAAAACAGTTACACATCTCTAGATAATACCATTTATGTAACGTAATCTGTACAGCAAATGTCAACCTGCCGAATCTGTAAAGTTACACGACTCTCCTAACCCCTTAGTATGTCAAAATTATGGCATAAAACAATAAATCAAAGGCACAGATTTATTCAGATGATAACGtcgcaaaatataataataatgtagatAATATCGGTGCAACAGATTCTATTGAACAATTTTATTCCCTTGGTTTATTGTATTATACCTTTATTTTGCTGTAATTAATGTTTTAATGCGACTCTTTATTCTACGAGTGTCAATGGTTAAAAGTGGTGCGTCTTTTGTAATATGGTTATTAATTACCGACAGTCGGTATCGGTTAACAGTTTGAGCATTTTGCCACTACATCGGTTGGCATTGTATAGACCCCGAAGATGAACTTCGAGATTTTACCGCAAGAAGCGCCACTTTACATAAGGGCGCCATTTTTAAATTTGCATACTCGCTCATACAAATAGACTTCTTTGCTACGTTCGAAATTTGAGCGATTATGTGGTATTGCAAATTAGAAAACATCGGCAGTAGAAATTCTGTTTATTTGTTTCTGATCATTTACGCTGGCGCGGTACTTTCGCTCGGCACCGGACAGTGTAATACAAGGAAAGATTAATAGCAATGGTCTCGTGGTGTTACATGAGTAAAAATACAGACGatagtaaaattaataaaattagtatgCTTTTTTATAGTGACTGTATTTATATCGATAAgtgatattaaaaatatatatgtataaacacatgtatatatatatttcgtgtAATCTAGCGTTCACCGAATAAAATGGTCTCGAAAGAACGACAATCGCGCTacaatatacacatatatacgtATTTCTAACAACTGATAATCGGGATTGGCCTTgttaaaaactataaaaaacagTAACAACAACGACGACGTTCTCGTCCGTGGCCGCCGTGATGGTAAAACGGTGCCACACGTTTTCAGCGCGACGTAAATTTTCCTTCCCGATAACAATTTTCATCGATCTCAACTAAGCAATGGATGAGAAAACCACTCGATTAGCTAGTGGGTAAACCATAAATGAGTTTGCCAGCGATGCGAGAGTACAGTCAGGTTATTACACATCAAGTacccaatttttttttttacgtcaATGTTATAAAGTTGGAAAATTCTTACAACTTCCTAAACGTATTATGCACCATCTTAAAGCACAGTATCTGTTCCTAAAACTTCAATGTCAATTTTTTAGTATCTCAGGAAGTATCGATTTTGTATAGTCGACTGCAACGAGTTTACCCCAAATATTCATATCTGCTCCATCAATGTTAATTGtcattatttaatattgtacatTTGACGAATTTACAGGGCAAAATTTGGTCTGAAATTATTGCTGAAAATTGGACATGTGAAACAACTTCACTCAATGGGTAGAATGCAGATCTGTAAATTTGGAGTAATTTGCACAGCACTCTATTTTCGCAGGAACCCTTATTTTTCAAATGTGCTTGTACATAATATTTACGGAAATATTGTTAGCAAAGAACACGATTAAGAAGTGTGTAAAGATCCACAGTTCAATCGCGCCGAACGTACTTCGAAATTGCCTAAATGAAATCTAACGAGGACCGTTTTCCATCGGCAGTCACCTAACAACTAGATCTCTCTAAAAAATGCATTGGCACTTTCTCGCGTGATCAATGGACCATCGAATCGCCCTGTTCTCGAACCGAAACGGCGTGTGCGGGTTTTATTAACAGACAATAATGTCTCTGGACCATGTTTACATCTCGTAGATCTTTATCTACAAAATAAGATCCGTCATTTCAACATTGGAACTATCAAACCAGTCTACCAAGCATCAGATTTCTATTTTTCACAAAATACAATTGCAAAATTCTTCAAATATATTTCCCCGCCATCTTGGAAACTTTTACGTTTATAAGTCGCTGTAGAACTTGACAATAGCGCAATCGCTAATATAAATTCACAGGTGTTCttaataattctaaataaaacttcaaataaaataaactatcCACTATttagtataaaataaaattttacccATCCCTCATTTATGGTCTTATAATATATGCAAATGATTTGTGGATTTATTTTACACTGACTTATATAAtaagaaaattatttcaaagacatgtgaaattcattttttacaCCTAACGTATCGTTTGCGATCGTTTAGATTGGTTGATAGTTTCAGCGTCAAACGCAGGCAACACAGAGTGATCATGATTAGACTGTGGCTTTTACAAATAGAACAAATATTATCAAAAACTTTACTAACGTCCCACTTCGTCCCACTCTTTACTAAACGACTAAATGAATAATTAATGCGTACACAATTTCCAGAAATTTACCACGTAAAATATTATCGAAAACGTCAATTCCGACGGAAAAGGAGACTGAAGAAATTGTTATTTTCACAAAATTCATGGAATTCCACAGCATAATCGTGACGTCTTGATACTGCATATTTTTTCATCGTTGAGACTTTACGGTCCTTTAAACGAGCTCCCGATCCAAGAGGGTCCCGAACAGGTCCGGTTGCACCTGTAGTAGCCCGCTACTCGTTAAACTCGGATCGTAATCAAAGTTTTCAAAGTTGATCATCGTCGAAGACGGCGAGACCAACGATCCTTCGCTGATGAACGTGCCGGAGAGTCGTTTGCTCGAGTCCGGGCTCAGCTGATCGTACGATCCTGTTGATCCTCCGGATGCAGGACACTGAGGCACCATTTGGTTATCCAGGTTGACGGACAACGGTGTTGTCAAGCTCTTTGAGAGCGAGGTGGGCACGTTACGAGATTCCATCAGGTTCTCCTGCAATATGTTATACAAATTATTATGCTGATGACAGTATTAAATATTAACAAATTGGGACAATAACAATTCAGTGCGACTATAAAAGCtgtacaaatatataataataataataatatataataatataatatatattatatatattatattattatctattatataattattatatattattattatatattatatatctaatatatataatataatatataataataaaaacgattTCATTCCCACTACCGCGTTCTGATCGGTACCACGTGAGCAACGAATCGTCCTGGttgtttctttattattataatacggACAAGAGctaaaactaaataaataattttcgcTGCGAACGAAACCTTCGTCGAGCATATCGGATTCCTCGTACATTTATCGATCGATGCTATGATTCTAGCAAATCGGTAATTCTAGTATTAATGAAATCGATTGAAATGCCACTCGAGCATGCTGCGTTTCGTCCAAATAGCAGGAAAAGTGGGAGACTGTTAAAATGAAAAACAGTATCTAATCACGTACCGCTGCAGTCGCATCTTCCTCGACACACAAAAACAAGGCCATGTTCGTCGATGTTTTTATTACATAATTCTACGCAAACTACAATCAATAAAACttatcatttttaaatactCAAGAACGCGCTATCTGTATAGAAAGACTCGCGGAAGCCACGAAACCCCACAAATAAACGTCCCTATCTCATGATGTACTACTGTTTTGTCAtaacaaacaattaaaaaaatctcgtgcattttatatgtatatatcactCAATAATAACTGATCAAAACTATCTTCGAACATAATATATTGAACTATAAAAGAACATAAAAAGCAATGGGGATCGCGAGACGGTCGATAACGATCAAAGCTCTTTTACAGCCGGCTATAAATTCTGCATCAAACGCTACTCTATACGAATCCTCTCGGACACCAAAGAACGAGGCTAGAGATCCTCGCGAACAGCAACAAAACGCAAACAGATGGAGCAGTAGGGATGAGAGAGAGGAGGAAACGAAACGCAGCAGTACAGGTGGTTCgatgttcaatgttcaatgtatttcttccttttcgtcTTGACAATCTTCAATCAACAATTCCATATACTTTGCAAGTAGAGAATACATAACGTGACTCTAAGGGTCGCGGTGGTACCGACGACCATGCCGACGTACTCGACGAAACATCTCGTCCCTGAATCGCGGGGACCACGGTCGCTCGATCATGCTCGTCCACACGTTTGCTCCGTCGCCGGAGAAACCATAAAGAAACAATCGTCCCAGGACCCAGCGACCGGGGGTTCAAGAGTTCACCGTTCCTCGAGCATCTGCGCAAGCACATCCGGAGCGGACCAAGCGCGCGCGACCTAATTTAGAAACGCGACGACAATGGCGACCGGCCTCTTCGCCGTTACGGTTCGCGCGTCGATCAGGGTataaaatccagcgaaacgttCAACGTTCGTTTACAATGCACCGCGACGTCGAGACGCAGATCGACTGTGTCCGCCAGCCGATCGACCAGCATTCGTTCTGAACAGTTACAGAAGACATGGACACAAAGAGAGATAgacaaagaaagagagagagagagagagaaagagaaaaagagagagagagacagagattgAGAAAGAAAGTCAGAGAGGCGATCCACCGGTCCGTTCCGGTTCACGTGCTCGCGATGCTCTTCGACGGCTTCGGTTTCGCGAAGCACACGTATCCCGCACTCACGTCGCAGCCGGACACCAGAAGGTTCATCAGCACGCTGTTGCAACCGGCAACCGAGGTCCGCTCTGAGCCGCTCTGAGTCCCGTCCCCGCCTCCCCCGCCCTCGCATCCGCCGCCCCCGCTGTCCCCTTCGCTGTCGTTCATCCCCAGGCTCCTAACGTCGTTCCTGCGAGGACCGCCCGTGAAACAGTCACCCTGGTAGACGCCGTTGCTCCTTTGCACCGTCTGCTGGGACACCAGCCGGCGCAGCAGCTGGCTGCCGCCCATGCCCACCGGCTTCCTAAGCATGGACGGCTGTTGTTTCCCGAGCAAATGGTCCTCCAGCACTAGAGGACCGCCCCGGCGACTGGACTCGTCGCATTTGATACGCTTGTTCTCGGTCCCCGTGTCCAACGAGGCTGTGTGGATGCGTTTGTTGGGTCTGTCCAGCTTCGCGGCCCAATGGCTGACATCCAAGCCAGTATCTGTGGAAACGAGGACGGTCAGAGGACTTTGCAAAAATGCTGTGAACAATCGAACAGCGGATCACTCACGTTTCCTCGGGATTTGACCCAGCACCTGCACCGGGTTCACCAGGCCGCCCCCGTGGTCATTGTACTTTCTGGAGACCACTTGGTCTGTCTTCAGCAGCTGAGCCAGACTCGAGTCCGTCATCCTTTGGTCCTTCTCGTCCAGCATCCTAGAAGCACAATCATTGGTAACTTGGATTTCTTCGGGGAACGAAGACACGCGTCTTCCAAGCTTTTGTCTGGCCTATTCTTAACAAAGAAGCTTTTAATCGAGAAACTAGTTTGCAATCGACAAATCTCGCTTAACGCGGGTACCGTTCAGGTACCGGATCAGTACCATTTTGGACAGCTTTTCTCCGTGGTCTGCGGCGGACTCCACATGACCATGTCGTCACTGATCAGTAGGTCCAACGCTTCGTCTTGGTCCGACATAGGTATATAGGGAGCTCTCAGTGCCAATTCATCGTCTGCTATACTGTCGCTCAGGCCCAGCATCAGCATCTCGTCTTCGGACAAACCTTCGGCACCGCTGCCTCCGGTTGGGCTGCCCAGGGAGTCTATGCTTCTCTCTGGACTCTGCGAAACGAGAATCATATTCAAAGTTGTAGAGCAGAGTAGATAGAGTAGATAGGCTAGTAgagtgaaaataataataataatataatactataataataataatattaaaatagtaGTAGTTAGAGAGTAGTAgagttaaaataataataataatataataataataataataatattaaaatagtaGTAGTTAGAGAGTAGTAgagttaaaataataataataatataataataataataataatattaaaatagtaGTAGATAGAGTAGTAGAGTTAATCCATTATCATCTTTTGAACTGCTTGATTCAAGGTGGCTCAGCTAGGCTCGGCATCGTCTAGACACTTTTTGTCATCTACGATGCATTTCTGGTTGCTGGTTCAATGGAAGATTGTAATCGACTGAATCGCCAAGCGACTAGCTCAGCCagcaacagcaagaacagcccCGAAGCAGTTCAGGGAACACCTACTTGTCTGTATTTGACGAGGGACGGTGACACGGAGTTAGGGTCGATGCTGCACGGGCTGCTCGGCGAGTCGCCGTACATGAAGGGATCGCTGTCGGCCAAAGACTCGCCCAAGCCCTTGTTCCTGGTGTCGCTCAGATCGGTGTCCTTGAGGGGATCACCGAAGTCCGTGGAGCGTAGTTCCGTGGCCAGGCCGGCTCCCGGGCTGAGCAGGGGACAATAGTTGTCGTTGCTGAGGATGAACTCGTCGAGCATGTCGGTGAGGAATGGCGTGTCCTCCAGAGGGACGCAGACGTCGCCAGGCGTGGGCGCCAGATGCGTCAGGTCCTCCGGCTCGTCCTTCAACACTGCAACAGAAAATCGCACACGCGTCGCGGTCAGCGAATTCGAtcgagcgccgcgccgcgcgttcGGTCTCTCCGCTCTTTCGGAGCCGATAAATTATGTCAGCGCCGCTCCCATCGCGAGACACCGAGATGTACCGAGAGAGACTATTCTTCCTCCTCGTCCCCGTCCCGCTGCCCCTCTTCCTCGAGTCGCCCGAAGACGTTATCGCGATCGAGTCACGTGTCGCGGCTTCTTCCGCTCGCCGTGCTATAACGATCTTGCGTGCATCATCGAGGAAAAAAGGAAGCCGCCGCCGTCGCGGTCGGGTTCGGAGAAGAAGATTAGCCGTGACTGTCGAGGCTAATTATGGGAAATCGATGGCTGGATATCGGTGGGAATTACTGGATGCGGTGGAGCCAACGCGTGGCTGGGGTTACGGTGCGTTGCACGTACTTTTTCCTCGAACTTTCTTCGTCGAGGATGGATCATCGAATTTCGTCGTTTTTAGGAAATAATCGGTCGGGGGTCGATGACAAAGGTTGACCCCCTTCGCAGTCGGGTGCTGACTTTAAGGCTGCTCGTTAAAAGCTGCCGCGTCgcgttacaaaataattttaacacatTGTTGGCCGGCAATTTTACAACGTCCGGGCGTAACAACACCGGTGAACTCGTGATCGATCATCGACGCGTTAACATTATCTCAAATCGGTTTATATATAAAATCTGctaaaagcgtaactgttgcataAGTCGCAAAATGCAATTTCGAAGTGTACAAAGTGCATTGAATTATGTAACATGGAAACACTAATAGTGTCAAGAAAACTGTTTCGAATTTTCGTGTTAAAATGTCTCCGACTGCGAGGGGTCGATAAATGCTCGAAAAGACACCCACTGGTAAGGCCTGGTTGATCCTCGCTGAACGTCAAGAAGCCCTTGTTCATGTCCTCGGTACGAGGCGCGAATATGCTCGCTGTTGCAGTCTGCGGCGGTGGTCTGCACGTGATCTGTtcctgctgttgctgttgctgctgctgttgttgcggGGAGATCGGCACGAACAGCTGCCTGGTGACCGTCTTGGCCTTCGGATTGTACTCCAATGCCGGCTTGCCCTGAAACGATCGACGATCATGAGCGAACCTGCTTTGCGTCGTGAGATAAGAAATTTTCCGCGTGAAATGTTCGATTAGACGAAACTCTAAAGCAGATTAAACCTTTCGCTTCGACGTGAAACAGAGGTCATCGCGATCGGGAAAGAAGTTCCCGGGATCAAAATTCTTGACGCTGAACCAACCAACCGAGTGCTAGAAGCGACTTCGCGTGTACAGACCACTAAGAACGACaaagttaaaaatttatttagaaattCATCCGAGAACTTTTATACTTTCAACAATTCCAGCGCGCGTAAAATGCAATCTCGATTGAAATCATTTGGACAGAAATGAACGGAGTTCCCGAAATTTAGATCTTCGCGTCTCAAAAAACAAATTCGAAAGCATCGATGCGATGACTAAAACTCCTCCTCGTTTCGCTCGATCTGCGCCCCTCTCAATTTTGATCGAAATCAAATGATCCCAAACCGGGAAAATTCATCGGGCTAATTTTGAATCTTGAAGTTGCATTGGCTGCAGAGGCTAACGAAACGGATCGGAACCGGGCTGAATCGGCGAAGAATAGCGATCGATACCTGAAAGATGAAGGGGCGAGCAGCCCGCAGCTTCCGTTTCGGCTCGTCGTTCTCCTTGAGCGACTCCTCGAGCGAGTCCTTGAGCGCTTGCACGCCGACGAACGATTTCTCTGCGTCGCGGACCGGTCTCGGGAAGGTGTTATCCTTCCGCGAGCCGTCCTGGAGCCCAGCCGGCTCCTTTTTCGGTTTCGGTACCGCGGCACGGAACGTCGAGGTCGTCACTGCCAAAGGTTTCACCGGATCGACGATCGCGGCGATCGGTTCCTCTTTCTGGGCAGCCTCGCCGCAAGACTTGAACTCGCTCTTCGCCGGCTCGATCGCTGCTCGTTCCTCAAGGTCTTCGCTTCCGGTGCTTCCGGTGTCTCCAGTACCGCCGGTCACCTGCACCTGCAGCCGAAGCTTCGTCGCAGCCGGCTGCTGAGAAGCcgattgctgttgttgttgttgttgctctttctCGGCGGTCTCGTTGATGCTGCTCGAGACCAGCTTCTCCGACTTCACGAGGCTCGGCTCGGTGTCACGGGCTGCCTGTTGACGCACGCTGTACACCTCATCCTCGCGCTCCACCCCGCTGCAATCAGAAATCCTACCTGGTGCAACGGATCCCGTCACCGCGACTCATCCACACTCGCTCTCCGCTTTCACTCGTTATTCTATCCAGCTTCCGCTCGGTGATTTCGTCGAGCGGATTTAGGAAAGAGTGTCTCGACTTAAATCTCTGTTACTCGGTTTCGCCAGCGTGACACCACCCGGATCCTATCTTGTTTGTCTTTTTGTTCTGACTGACTGTGACTTAACTTAATCTTGTTTCGCTCTTCTACCTTTGAAAAGTATGGTAcggtgatgtctccctaactgacgctcagattgtgcaaaaaaatgcacaatttgggacgaggagatgatacgattattcgagtcttgcagctttgcagctcgtttttatagttgttgagaattcgTGACTATACAAATGAACCacaaggatcgaacaatcgtctCCCTTCTcc is a genomic window containing:
- the sima gene encoding HIF-1 transcription factor component sima isoform X1 translates to MTVPRVQPLDRLPENQSGRCSDWLLLRQSGYPIALPPCRFDGQPAVQKLGNVMSIEIAPEMLPEMLPKMTPEMALYDVSQPCTGSAACIEELPSFCSQFSGCSVNNGSSAPRSCPIDVEDLALCFEPDKQQANCLPQRFGASAANYRRVKAKYPQYPAPLPDKGLSAFGGSIRDCRMYAGYGGSWADESFCNGCPQSFGFCSEEQWLQCPASDRCPIFGTSYSPYATDLLPPCAYEDFRNDCWQYGCNEDEQLLEDYLSNEKRKEKSRDAARYRRSKETDIFTELATALPIPTDQAAHLDKASVMRLAIAYLKVRSVVETMPPPLAKSETSTQMDKMFSEALNGFMLVLSNDGNMIYLSENVSDYLGVTQMDMMGQSVYEYSHPCDHDELRECLSSKPSESNEKRCCSFFLRLKCTLTSKGRKVNLKSASYKVIHCTGRLTYIREPAPRTLDTDDKDRTTEEDGVVKSTGASLVLVGCPIPHPSNIEIPLGRHTFLSKHSLSMKFTYADEKLAEYLGWNSEELMGQSVFEFYHALDNLALDKSFKSLFSKGQCETVAYRFLGKRGGYAWVVTQATLIHCSKQQKPLSVVCVNYILSGVEREDEVYSVRQQAARDTEPSLVKSEKLVSSSINETAEKEQQQQQQQSASQQPAATKLRLQVQVTGGTGDTGSTGSEDLEERAAIEPAKSEFKSCGEAAQKEEPIAAIVDPVKPLAVTTSTFRAAVPKPKKEPAGLQDGSRKDNTFPRPVRDAEKSFVGVQALKDSLEESLKENDEPKRKLRAARPFIFQGKPALEYNPKAKTVTRQLFVPISPQQQQQQQQQQEQITCRPPPQTATASIFAPRTEDMNKGFLTFSEDQPGLTMLKDEPEDLTHLAPTPGDVCVPLEDTPFLTDMLDEFILSNDNYCPLLSPGAGLATELRSTDFGDPLKDTDLSDTRNKGLGESLADSDPFMYGDSPSSPCSIDPNSVSPSLVKYRQSPERSIDSLGSPTGGSGAEGLSEDEMLMLGLSDSIADDELALRAPYIPMSDQDEALDLLISDDMVMWSPPQTTEKSCPKWMLDEKDQRMTDSSLAQLLKTDQVVSRKYNDHGGGLVNPVQVLGQIPRKHTGLDVSHWAAKLDRPNKRIHTASLDTGTENKRIKCDESSRRGGPLVLEDHLLGKQQPSMLRKPVGMGGSQLLRRLVSQQTVQRSNGVYQGDCFTGGPRRNDVRSLGMNDSEGDSGGGGCEGGGGGDGTQSGSERTSVAGCNSVLMNLLVSGCDENLMESRNVPTSLSKSLTTPLSVNLDNQMVPQCPASGGSTGSYDQLSPDSSKRLSGTFISEGSLVSPSSTMINFENFDYDPSLTSSGLLQVQPDLFGTLLDRELV